One genomic window of Polyangium aurulentum includes the following:
- a CDS encoding AraC family transcriptional regulator produces MAAFDSLAIMCSGKASEGVDLPAAYALHLVDLVARWGVEAGEMLEGLSLTRESLTNPASRVSLETMNTLVERATELTGEPGLAFFMGLEMRLSSHGYLGFAAMTAETIRQALELAIRFVPTRTTALAFHLHVEGETASLVVEERAPLGGSREFILIALLIGIARIGAAITKKELAGEADLMFDEPPYFARFAHLAPGRVRFGRPSNRLVFAASVLDLPLDMADPVAMQLAREQCEREMQALGRDDRTVARVRELLPLPEGFRSLEDIAQQMGVSPRTLKRRLADQDTSYSALLDEQRQERALLLLRDESLSREQIAERLGYSDAANFTRAFRRWTGKTPGSVRKP; encoded by the coding sequence GTGGCCGCATTCGATTCTCTTGCCATCATGTGCTCCGGCAAGGCGAGTGAGGGCGTCGACCTGCCGGCTGCCTATGCCCTTCACCTGGTCGATCTCGTGGCGCGGTGGGGCGTCGAGGCGGGCGAGATGCTCGAGGGGCTCTCGCTCACGCGCGAATCGCTGACAAATCCGGCGTCGAGGGTCTCGCTCGAGACCATGAACACGCTCGTCGAGCGCGCCACGGAGCTCACCGGCGAGCCGGGCCTCGCGTTTTTCATGGGCCTCGAGATGCGCCTGTCATCGCACGGGTATCTCGGCTTCGCGGCCATGACGGCCGAGACCATCCGCCAGGCCCTCGAGCTCGCCATTCGATTCGTCCCCACCCGGACGACCGCGCTCGCCTTTCACCTGCACGTCGAGGGCGAGACCGCCTCTCTGGTCGTCGAGGAGCGCGCCCCCCTCGGCGGTAGCCGCGAGTTCATCCTCATCGCGCTGTTGATCGGCATTGCCCGGATCGGCGCGGCCATCACGAAAAAGGAGCTCGCGGGAGAGGCGGACCTCATGTTCGACGAGCCCCCTTACTTCGCGCGGTTCGCCCACCTCGCGCCGGGCCGTGTTCGGTTCGGTCGGCCCTCGAACCGCCTCGTCTTCGCCGCCTCGGTGCTCGATCTGCCCCTCGACATGGCCGATCCGGTCGCGATGCAGCTCGCGCGCGAGCAATGCGAGCGGGAAATGCAAGCCCTCGGGCGGGACGATCGCACGGTGGCGCGGGTTCGCGAGCTATTGCCGCTGCCCGAGGGTTTCCGCTCGCTCGAGGACATCGCGCAGCAGATGGGCGTCTCGCCGCGCACGCTGAAGCGGCGCCTCGCGGACCAGGACACCTCCTATTCCGCGCTCCTCGACGAGCAGCGGCAAGAGCGCGCCCTGCTCCTCCTCCGGGACGAGAGCCTGTCGCGCGAGCAAATCGCCGAGCGGCTCGGCTACTCCGACGCGGCGAACTTCACGCGCGCATTCCGGCGATGGACGGGGAAGACGCCCGGCAGCGTCCGCAAACCTTGA
- a CDS encoding metal-dependent hydrolase, protein MSVSPTIEVRNLRFETNERIPRYWHGGRRAVSIFFDNLSIFFPLGERFFIASVRAHRDRVSDPRLLEEVKAFVAQEGIHSREHIRYNAMLREHGYPIDAMEKRVERILTRATRRLLPRWRLAVTCGLEHFTALMGHFILNDPRLLEGAHPEMAALWRWHAAEENEHKAVAFDVYLAAGGNWFERCALMIPTTIIFWAKVIEHQARLMHQNGILFSVREWASLVDYLFFRPGGMFKLFLHYLEYYLPGFHPWDMDNKELLERWKSAYQAAPPA, encoded by the coding sequence ATGTCCGTTTCTCCGACGATCGAGGTTCGGAACCTCCGGTTCGAGACCAACGAGCGGATCCCGCGCTACTGGCACGGGGGCCGGCGAGCCGTCAGCATCTTCTTCGACAACCTCTCCATTTTCTTCCCCCTCGGCGAGCGATTCTTCATCGCGTCCGTGAGGGCGCATCGCGATCGGGTGAGCGACCCCCGGCTCCTCGAGGAGGTGAAGGCCTTCGTCGCCCAGGAGGGCATTCATAGCCGCGAGCACATCCGGTACAACGCGATGCTGCGCGAGCACGGCTACCCGATCGACGCGATGGAGAAGCGGGTCGAGCGCATCCTCACCCGCGCCACGCGGCGGCTGCTCCCCCGATGGCGGCTCGCCGTGACGTGCGGCCTCGAGCATTTCACCGCCCTGATGGGGCATTTCATCCTGAACGATCCGCGGCTCCTCGAAGGAGCGCACCCGGAGATGGCGGCGCTCTGGCGCTGGCATGCCGCCGAGGAGAACGAGCACAAGGCCGTCGCTTTCGACGTCTATCTCGCGGCGGGCGGCAACTGGTTCGAGCGATGCGCCCTGATGATCCCGACGACCATCATCTTCTGGGCGAAGGTGATCGAGCACCAGGCGCGGCTCATGCACCAGAACGGGATCCTCTTCTCGGTCCGGGAATGGGCGTCGCTGGTCGATTATCTCTTCTTCCGACCGGGCGGCATGTTCAAGCTCTTTCTACATTACCTCGAGTACTACCTGCCCGGCTTCCATCCCTGGGACATGGACAACAAGGAGCTGCTCGAGCGGTGGAAGTCCGCGTATCAGGCCGCGCCCCCGGCGTAG
- a CDS encoding sigma 54-interacting transcriptional regulator codes for MSTDGTLLLQPKARELRLEGFSLTVIEGPDTGASLRAQASEVSVGTAQGSDLVLADPTVSRHHFSITATPEGFLLRDHGSSNGTWVGSTRVLSGYIDDGARVKAGRTVLRVDLLDEDICEALSPEDRFGPLLGASDAMRRIFAALPRIAQSDSTVLLEGETGTGKGVLAAAIHEASARSARPFVVLDCTAIAPTLIESELFGHVKGSFTGAAADRAGAFEQANGGTIFIDEIGELPLDMQPKLLRALEERTVKRVGGNQRIKIDARVIAATNRDLRTEVNRGSFRADLFYRLNVMRIHIPALRERTGDVERLARHFYGELVPDRTISNELLEAFRRQAWPGNVRELRAAVERAVLLDDPALMALGSEGGGGADADGGWGFEFDARIPFRVAKQKAADRWEERYMRELMSRAKGNLSEASRIARMDRSHLRTLLRKYNLRGGDEGTEPGTP; via the coding sequence ATGTCGACGGACGGCACCCTGCTCCTCCAGCCCAAAGCGCGCGAGCTTCGCCTCGAAGGCTTCTCGCTCACCGTGATCGAGGGCCCGGACACGGGGGCATCGCTGCGCGCTCAGGCGAGCGAGGTCTCCGTGGGCACCGCCCAGGGCAGCGACCTCGTGCTCGCCGACCCGACGGTATCGCGTCACCATTTCAGCATCACCGCGACCCCCGAGGGCTTTCTGCTCCGCGACCACGGCTCCTCGAACGGCACCTGGGTCGGAAGCACCCGCGTTCTGTCCGGCTATATCGATGACGGCGCGCGCGTGAAAGCCGGCCGCACCGTCCTGCGCGTCGACCTGCTCGACGAGGACATCTGCGAGGCGCTGAGCCCCGAGGACCGCTTCGGCCCGCTGCTCGGCGCGAGCGACGCCATGCGCCGCATCTTCGCCGCGCTCCCGCGTATCGCCCAGTCCGACAGCACCGTGCTTCTCGAGGGCGAGACCGGCACGGGCAAGGGCGTCCTCGCCGCCGCCATCCACGAGGCGAGCGCGCGCTCCGCCCGGCCGTTCGTGGTGCTCGACTGCACCGCGATCGCGCCGACGCTCATCGAGAGCGAGCTGTTCGGCCACGTCAAGGGCTCCTTCACCGGCGCCGCGGCCGACCGCGCGGGCGCCTTCGAGCAGGCGAACGGCGGCACCATATTCATCGACGAGATCGGCGAGCTGCCACTCGACATGCAGCCGAAGCTCCTGCGCGCCCTGGAAGAGCGGACGGTCAAGCGCGTCGGCGGCAACCAGCGCATCAAAATCGACGCGCGCGTGATCGCCGCGACCAACCGGGACCTGCGCACGGAGGTCAACCGCGGCTCGTTCCGCGCGGACCTGTTCTACCGCCTCAACGTGATGCGCATCCACATCCCGGCGCTGCGCGAGCGCACCGGCGACGTCGAGCGGCTGGCGCGGCATTTCTATGGCGAGCTCGTGCCCGACCGGACGATCTCGAACGAGCTGCTCGAGGCCTTCCGCCGCCAGGCCTGGCCGGGCAACGTGCGCGAGCTGCGGGCCGCGGTCGAGCGCGCCGTCCTCCTCGACGACCCGGCCCTGATGGCGCTCGGGAGCGAGGGCGGCGGGGGCGCAGACGCGGACGGCGGGTGGGGATTCGAATTCGACGCGCGCATACCCTTCCGCGTGGCCAAGCAAAAGGCGGCCGACCGCTGGGAGGAGCGCTACATGCGCGAGCTGATGAGCCGCGCGAAAGGCAACCTGTCCGAGGCGTCGCGGATTGCGCGCATGGACAGGAGCCATCTGCGCACGCTGCTCCGCAAGTACAACCTGCGCGGCGGGGACGAGGGGACCGAGCCGGGAACGCCGTAG
- a CDS encoding serine/threonine-protein kinase translates to MDPDKRTSSVPLDTSVPSPADEKPHATVKLKRERRRRPKEAPRVEEANAAPRDDGASMAHAPTLAASGPSSFRYVETPVAPTPDPASSQDAFRLPIDPKRWDRYELLGLLGRGGMGAVYEARDRKLDRHVAIKFIHGADPVTTMRFLQEARAQARIDHPNVCKVLEVGEVEGKAYIAMQLVRGVSLAQAAQSMTLDEKVRVMKTVTEAVHAAHRLGIIHRDIKPANIMVEKIEGAEGPAALRPVLMDFGLAREASDTKGLTESGAVMGTPGYMPPEQARGHVRGTDPRSDVYSLGATLYDLLAGAPPFVDESAVNVLLKVLIQDAVPLRVKDPSIPQALDIIVGKCLNKEPHQRYATAAELADDLERFLNRERVLARRLSLPTRIYWRAKRNKPMAFAIMALIFSLVAFAGYGARTVIVNARNEAIAQRRAELGQKLGQAVKDLEWLVRSAYLVPLHDTGPEKAVVRARMAEIEAEMRGFGDLGAGLDHYALGRGHLALKEWERAREELQRAEALGVREPELDYALGRVLGELYSQALEDARKSGDKSYFEKRKQEIDKEYLEPALSHLERCRGLSNVPASYLEGLIHFYHGRYDEALKSAQVARGQLSWLYEAEKLEGDVFMARALDGKDRGDNEQAERDFAQAVAHYEKAADIGRSDHQLYEALAEAWIRQEEMDLYRGRDPKPKMERALSAADNALVAAPAESHGHTKKAFAYHFQARYAQHHGAPQAEVEPLFRSQIAAGQRAIALHTADAFAQEATGIAYLKLADYLQDRGQPVEPLLVQARVHLEEAIRLNPRFPWAYNDYGLALALTGISKKRRNEDPRDLFQRAIETTRKAFEIDDGYLIAYNNTALWLTELAGWEVDHGENPEQSLREAVQMADRVLQMNTKHLPAYGNSGLAFAKIALYRLDAGEDGREPAREAIDRFQAMLAIDQKDVQVHFELARAYHLLASHERALGLDPRPSLDEGLHALDLCYGIEPGNARCKSVEAQLRAEQGEWARQQGRPFHPIMEHAQRLSFEATQKLPDRVDLWPVLGEICLQRADALLASGRPEDLAGPVVDEGLRATAQALKLAPGLPRALAIEGALYLHKAQVDPAGEKTALDHAQANLSRAFEGNPLLKRRYAKAAAEVDRLIKGR, encoded by the coding sequence GTGGACCCCGATAAGCGCACGAGCTCCGTGCCCCTGGATACGAGCGTGCCCTCCCCCGCGGACGAAAAGCCTCACGCCACCGTGAAGCTGAAGCGTGAGCGGCGTCGCCGCCCGAAAGAGGCGCCTCGCGTCGAGGAGGCGAATGCGGCGCCTCGGGACGACGGCGCCAGCATGGCGCACGCCCCGACCCTCGCCGCCAGCGGGCCGAGCTCATTCCGGTACGTCGAGACGCCCGTTGCCCCGACCCCGGACCCCGCGAGCTCGCAGGACGCCTTTCGGCTGCCGATCGACCCCAAGCGCTGGGACCGATACGAGCTGCTCGGTCTGCTCGGCAGGGGCGGTATGGGCGCCGTTTACGAGGCCCGCGACAGGAAGCTCGATCGTCACGTGGCGATCAAGTTCATCCACGGCGCCGATCCCGTCACCACCATGCGTTTCCTCCAGGAGGCGCGCGCGCAGGCACGCATCGATCACCCGAATGTCTGCAAGGTCCTGGAGGTGGGTGAGGTCGAAGGCAAAGCGTACATCGCCATGCAGCTCGTCCGTGGCGTGTCGCTGGCTCAGGCGGCGCAGTCGATGACGCTCGACGAAAAGGTCCGCGTGATGAAAACGGTCACCGAGGCCGTGCACGCAGCCCATCGGCTCGGCATCATTCACCGGGACATCAAGCCCGCCAACATCATGGTCGAGAAGATCGAGGGCGCGGAGGGGCCTGCGGCGCTGCGCCCCGTGCTCATGGATTTCGGCCTGGCGCGCGAGGCGAGCGACACCAAGGGCCTGACCGAATCGGGCGCGGTCATGGGAACCCCGGGCTACATGCCGCCCGAGCAGGCGCGCGGGCACGTCCGCGGCACCGATCCGCGCAGCGACGTTTATAGCCTGGGTGCCACGCTTTATGACCTCCTCGCCGGCGCGCCCCCCTTCGTGGACGAGAGCGCCGTCAACGTGTTGTTGAAGGTGCTCATCCAGGATGCGGTCCCGCTCCGGGTGAAGGATCCATCCATTCCGCAGGCGCTCGACATCATCGTCGGCAAATGCCTGAACAAGGAGCCGCACCAGCGCTACGCCACGGCCGCCGAGCTGGCCGACGATCTCGAGCGCTTCTTGAACCGAGAGCGGGTGCTCGCTCGCCGCCTCAGCCTGCCGACGCGCATCTACTGGCGCGCCAAGCGCAACAAACCGATGGCGTTTGCCATCATGGCGCTGATCTTCAGCCTGGTCGCGTTCGCGGGCTATGGCGCCCGCACCGTGATCGTCAATGCCCGCAACGAGGCCATTGCCCAGCGGCGCGCCGAGCTCGGACAGAAGCTGGGCCAGGCGGTCAAGGACCTCGAGTGGCTGGTCCGCAGCGCATACCTGGTGCCGCTGCACGATACCGGCCCCGAAAAGGCGGTCGTCCGCGCCCGCATGGCGGAAATCGAGGCCGAGATGCGCGGCTTCGGCGACCTCGGGGCCGGCCTCGATCACTATGCGCTGGGCCGCGGTCACCTTGCGCTCAAGGAGTGGGAGAGGGCCCGCGAGGAGCTGCAAAGAGCCGAGGCGCTCGGCGTGCGCGAGCCCGAGCTGGATTACGCGCTGGGCCGCGTCCTCGGCGAGCTGTACAGCCAGGCGCTCGAGGACGCGCGCAAGAGCGGCGACAAGAGTTACTTCGAGAAGCGCAAGCAGGAGATCGACAAGGAGTATCTCGAGCCGGCGCTGTCGCACCTGGAGCGCTGCCGGGGCCTTTCGAACGTGCCGGCGAGCTATCTCGAGGGCCTGATCCACTTCTATCACGGGCGATACGACGAGGCGTTGAAGAGCGCCCAGGTCGCTCGTGGTCAGCTCTCGTGGCTTTACGAGGCCGAAAAGCTCGAGGGGGACGTGTTCATGGCCCGCGCCCTCGATGGGAAAGATCGCGGGGACAACGAACAGGCCGAGCGGGACTTTGCGCAGGCGGTGGCGCATTACGAGAAGGCGGCCGATATCGGACGCAGCGATCATCAGCTTTACGAGGCCCTCGCAGAGGCGTGGATCCGGCAGGAGGAGATGGATCTCTACCGCGGACGCGATCCGAAGCCCAAGATGGAGCGGGCGCTCTCTGCGGCGGACAATGCCCTCGTGGCCGCACCCGCGGAGTCCCACGGGCATACGAAGAAGGCCTTTGCGTATCACTTCCAGGCGCGGTACGCCCAGCATCATGGCGCGCCGCAAGCGGAGGTCGAGCCGCTTTTCCGATCGCAGATTGCAGCAGGCCAGCGGGCGATCGCCCTGCACACCGCCGACGCTTTTGCGCAGGAGGCCACCGGGATCGCTTACCTGAAGCTCGCCGATTACCTTCAGGATCGAGGACAGCCCGTGGAGCCCTTGCTGGTCCAGGCGCGTGTCCACCTCGAGGAGGCGATCCGCCTGAACCCGAGATTCCCGTGGGCTTACAACGACTATGGCCTCGCGCTGGCCTTGACCGGAATCAGCAAGAAACGACGGAACGAGGATCCTCGCGACCTGTTTCAAAGAGCGATCGAGACGACTCGAAAGGCCTTCGAGATCGATGACGGCTACCTCATCGCCTATAACAACACCGCGCTGTGGTTGACGGAGCTGGCTGGATGGGAGGTAGATCACGGGGAGAACCCGGAACAGTCCCTCCGGGAAGCCGTGCAGATGGCGGACCGGGTGCTCCAGATGAATACCAAGCACCTGCCAGCGTACGGGAATTCCGGTCTCGCCTTCGCCAAGATCGCGTTGTACCGGCTGGATGCTGGCGAGGACGGTCGGGAGCCCGCCCGGGAGGCCATTGACCGCTTCCAGGCCATGCTCGCCATCGACCAGAAGGACGTGCAAGTTCATTTCGAGCTTGCGCGGGCGTATCACCTGCTGGCCAGCCACGAGCGCGCCCTGGGCCTGGACCCGCGCCCGAGCCTCGACGAAGGTCTGCATGCGCTCGACCTGTGCTATGGCATCGAGCCTGGAAACGCGCGTTGCAAGAGCGTGGAGGCCCAGCTCCGGGCGGAGCAGGGGGAATGGGCGCGGCAGCAAGGCCGGCCGTTCCATCCCATCATGGAGCACGCCCAGCGGCTTTCGTTCGAGGCGACCCAGAAGCTCCCCGACCGGGTCGATTTATGGCCCGTTCTCGGCGAAATCTGCCTCCAGCGGGCCGATGCCCTGCTTGCGAGCGGGCGGCCGGAGGACCTGGCAGGTCCCGTCGTGGATGAGGGCCTCCGAGCGACCGCGCAGGCGCTGAAGCTCGCTCCGGGCCTGCCGCGGGCGCTCGCGATCGAGGGGGCGCTTTACTTGCACAAGGCGCAGGTCGACCCGGCAGGGGAGAAAACGGCGCTCGATCACGCGCAAGCGAACCTGTCGCGAGCATTCGAAGGAAACCCGCTATTGAAGCGTCGTTACGCCAAGGCCGCCGCCGAGGTGGACCGGCTCATCAAGGGACGATGA
- a CDS encoding Kelch repeat-containing protein: MHSRRQFSSYRACGYFFGVALALAGCGGEGGDPTGSGGEGGSSADASSGTSTPASSGAGGTGGVGGTGGAGGNGGTGGGASTCGDGIVDPGEACDKEALAGANCASLGYTAGALACTEGCAFDTSGCTTCGNGSKQPGEDCDDVDLGGASCTSLGLGIGNLDCAADCKYDTSDCTSCGDGIREPAEQCDGADLGNATCASLGFDGGALSCTDACALNTSACHKCGDGTLNGAEACDDADLGGQTCSAMGFDGGALSCNATCGFDTSACYKCGDGTMNGAEACDGADLGGQTCSAMGFDGGALSCNATCGLDTSACYKCGDGTLNGLEACDGADLGGQSCAAMGFDGGALSCNATCGFDTSACYKCGDGTMNGAEACDGADLGGQTCSAMGFDGGDLSCNATCGLDTSACYECGDGKINGPEACDGGNLGGQTCTALGFDGGSLSCNATCGLDTSACYKCGDGKRNGTEVCDGADLDGQTCGSMGLGAAGSLGCSANCTYDTSGCKPVLVMFGGSPTGSYNSLLNETWEWSNGSWVKRNVTGPSARYWASLGSYGDKVVLFGGYGVNGATSDYLNDTWIWNGTTWTKANPVHVPPKRYAAGMATLNGKVVMFGGWTASFAHGDTWEWDGTDWTQRSPALAPYGRDAVAMANVGGTKVVMFGGGSDTWEWDGNNWAYRSPAQSPSARQYLQGATRNGNVLIFGGASGNTSFNDTWQWDGTNWAQQSPASPPAARNRFAMGPTGSGVLMFGGYKGATTTNETWEWTGNAWVARPTGPGARLGVFLAAR, translated from the coding sequence ATGCATTCACGTCGTCAGTTCTCGTCGTATCGCGCGTGTGGCTATTTTTTCGGCGTCGCTCTGGCGCTCGCGGGTTGCGGGGGCGAGGGGGGCGACCCCACGGGCAGCGGCGGCGAGGGGGGATCTAGCGCGGACGCCAGCTCCGGTACCTCGACGCCGGCGAGCAGCGGCGCAGGCGGCACGGGCGGCGTCGGAGGCACGGGCGGCGCGGGCGGGAACGGCGGCACGGGGGGCGGCGCGAGCACGTGCGGCGATGGCATCGTCGACCCGGGGGAGGCGTGCGACAAGGAAGCGCTCGCTGGCGCGAACTGCGCGAGCCTCGGCTATACGGCCGGCGCGCTCGCGTGCACGGAGGGCTGCGCGTTCGACACGAGCGGCTGCACGACGTGCGGCAACGGAAGCAAGCAGCCGGGCGAGGATTGCGACGACGTCGATCTCGGCGGCGCGAGCTGCACCTCGCTCGGGCTCGGAATCGGCAATCTCGACTGCGCGGCGGACTGCAAGTACGACACGAGCGACTGCACGAGCTGCGGTGACGGCATTCGCGAGCCCGCCGAGCAATGCGACGGCGCCGACCTCGGCAACGCGACCTGCGCCTCGCTCGGCTTCGACGGCGGCGCCCTGAGCTGTACCGACGCCTGCGCGCTGAATACGTCGGCCTGCCACAAATGCGGCGACGGCACGCTCAACGGCGCGGAGGCTTGTGACGACGCCGATCTCGGTGGGCAGACCTGCTCTGCCATGGGCTTCGACGGCGGCGCTTTGAGCTGCAACGCCACCTGCGGGTTCGACACCTCGGCCTGTTACAAATGCGGCGACGGCACGATGAACGGCGCCGAGGCGTGCGACGGCGCCGATCTCGGCGGGCAGACCTGTTCTGCCATGGGCTTCGACGGCGGCGCTCTGAGCTGCAATGCCACGTGCGGGCTCGACACGTCGGCCTGTTACAAGTGCGGCGACGGCACGCTCAACGGCCTCGAGGCGTGCGACGGTGCCGACCTCGGTGGGCAGAGCTGCGCCGCGATGGGCTTCGACGGCGGCGCTCTGAGCTGCAACGCCACCTGCGGGTTCGACACCTCGGCCTGTTACAAATGCGGCGACGGCACGATGAACGGCGCCGAGGCATGCGACGGCGCCGATCTCGGCGGGCAGACCTGTTCTGCCATGGGCTTCGACGGCGGCGATTTGAGCTGCAACGCCACCTGCGGGCTCGACACCTCGGCCTGCTACGAATGTGGCGACGGCAAGATCAACGGCCCCGAGGCGTGCGACGGCGGCAATCTCGGCGGGCAGACCTGCACCGCGCTCGGCTTCGACGGCGGCAGTTTGAGCTGCAATGCCACCTGCGGGCTCGACACCTCGGCCTGCTACAAATGCGGCGACGGCAAGCGCAACGGGACGGAGGTTTGCGACGGAGCCGATCTCGACGGGCAGACCTGCGGCAGCATGGGGCTCGGCGCTGCCGGATCGCTCGGCTGCAGCGCGAACTGCACGTACGACACCAGCGGCTGCAAGCCGGTGCTCGTGATGTTCGGCGGTTCGCCCACCGGCAGCTACAACAGCCTGTTGAACGAGACGTGGGAATGGAGCAATGGCTCCTGGGTGAAGCGAAACGTCACCGGCCCGAGCGCGCGGTACTGGGCCTCGCTCGGGTCGTACGGCGACAAGGTCGTGCTCTTCGGCGGCTACGGGGTCAACGGCGCGACGTCCGATTACCTGAACGACACCTGGATCTGGAATGGCACCACGTGGACGAAGGCCAATCCGGTGCATGTCCCGCCCAAGCGTTACGCGGCGGGTATGGCGACGCTGAACGGCAAGGTCGTGATGTTCGGCGGCTGGACGGCGAGCTTCGCCCATGGCGACACCTGGGAATGGGACGGCACCGACTGGACGCAGCGCTCGCCGGCGCTGGCCCCTTACGGGCGGGACGCCGTGGCGATGGCGAACGTGGGCGGCACCAAGGTCGTCATGTTCGGCGGCGGCTCGGACACGTGGGAATGGGACGGCAACAACTGGGCGTATCGTTCGCCAGCGCAGAGCCCGAGCGCGCGCCAGTACCTGCAAGGGGCCACGCGCAACGGCAATGTGCTGATCTTCGGCGGCGCGAGCGGCAACACGAGCTTCAATGACACGTGGCAATGGGACGGGACGAACTGGGCGCAGCAATCCCCGGCCTCGCCCCCGGCCGCGCGCAACCGCTTCGCCATGGGCCCGACGGGCAGCGGCGTGCTGATGTTCGGCGGTTACAAGGGCGCCACGACCACCAACGAGACATGGGAGTGGACGGGCAACGCCTGGGTTGCGCGCCCGACCGGCCCGGGAGCGAGGTTGGGCGTCTTCCTGGCCGCGCGCTGA
- a CDS encoding STAS domain-containing protein, whose translation MHQAFFEHCPEIFVIASADTLIVDVNREAERVLGSRCSRGTSLLDAVHPDDRPAFVAQWARLAEGAAPSRAVSRFRGSDGNFHAFSWSARQAPERGEIHAVLFPAPAVDDARPSPAPTHSGVTTEQILRSILDTLDLAVTVIDVDGFVSHHDGKIVRKSRNLQGSTFVGKNILDLYAKAPEILRNVRSALAGEPVHYIVDLADNLWENWFTPVRDEHGRIRSAIAITLDKSESKRAMQELEQRLHVIEQQQQVIRNLETPVIEVWERVITLPMVGVVDSRRAARVMDDLLAAVVRHAARYAIIDLTGVDYVDTTTASHLIDLVRAIRLLGAEGIITGIRPTVAQTIVTLGLDLSSITTCGTLRDGLRLCIRRMAAENSGKV comes from the coding sequence ATGCACCAGGCATTCTTCGAGCACTGTCCGGAGATCTTCGTCATCGCCAGCGCCGATACGCTGATTGTCGACGTGAATCGCGAGGCCGAGCGTGTGCTCGGATCTCGGTGCAGCCGGGGCACTTCGCTGCTCGATGCCGTGCACCCGGACGACAGGCCAGCATTCGTGGCGCAATGGGCGCGCCTCGCCGAAGGTGCGGCGCCGTCGCGCGCCGTGTCCCGGTTTCGCGGAAGCGACGGGAACTTCCACGCATTCTCGTGGAGCGCTCGCCAGGCGCCCGAGCGAGGGGAAATCCATGCCGTGCTCTTCCCGGCCCCGGCGGTCGACGACGCACGGCCCTCGCCTGCCCCCACCCATTCAGGCGTGACCACGGAGCAGATCCTGCGCAGCATCCTCGACACGCTCGACCTCGCGGTGACCGTCATCGACGTGGACGGTTTCGTCTCTCATCACGATGGCAAGATCGTCCGGAAGTCGCGCAATTTGCAGGGCAGCACGTTCGTCGGCAAGAACATCCTGGACCTCTACGCCAAAGCACCCGAGATCCTGCGCAACGTGCGGAGCGCGCTCGCCGGGGAGCCTGTGCATTACATCGTCGATCTGGCCGACAACCTGTGGGAGAACTGGTTCACCCCCGTGCGCGACGAGCACGGCCGCATTCGCTCGGCCATCGCCATCACCCTCGACAAGAGCGAATCGAAGCGGGCGATGCAGGAGCTCGAGCAGCGGCTCCACGTCATCGAGCAGCAACAGCAGGTCATTCGCAACCTCGAGACCCCGGTCATCGAGGTCTGGGAGCGCGTGATCACGCTCCCCATGGTCGGCGTGGTCGACAGCCGTCGCGCCGCCCGCGTGATGGACGACCTGCTCGCCGCCGTCGTCCGCCACGCCGCACGCTATGCAATCATCGACCTCACGGGCGTGGACTACGTCGATACCACGACCGCCAGCCACCTCATCGACCTCGTGCGGGCCATTCGCCTGCTCGGCGCCGAGGGCATCATCACCGGCATCCGACCGACGGTCGCGCAGACGATCGTGACGCTCGGCCTGGACCTCTCCAGCATCACGACCTGCGGCACCCTGCGCGACGGCCTCAGGCTTTGCATTCGACGAATGGCCGCGGAAAACAGCGGCAAGGTCTGA